Proteins encoded by one window of Govania unica:
- the ygfZ gene encoding CAF17-like 4Fe-4S cluster assembly/insertion protein YgfZ — protein MTEAVLLASRTVFEITGEDRKNFLQGVITQDITSLTPGQAIYAALLTPQGKYLHDFLIIEDGERLLIDALAERLPDLLRRLTMYRLRSKAQLTPLSDSLAVAASFGETSWPASAVVYKDPRHPGLGERAILPRGDVATDLGDEATYDRERLRLGIPAPEDFEIDKTLILEGNLDALHGVSFTKGCYVGQELTTRTKHRGKVRRRLLPVKVSGPLPAPGTPITRDGKAIGQIRSGQGNRAMASLRVEDLTPGASYAAGDAEITPSWPDWLPRAEITGDDD, from the coding sequence ATGACTGAGGCTGTCCTTCTTGCGTCCCGCACCGTGTTTGAAATCACCGGCGAGGACCGGAAAAATTTCCTGCAGGGCGTGATCACTCAGGACATCACAAGCCTTACCCCCGGTCAGGCCATTTATGCCGCGCTTTTGACCCCACAAGGCAAATATCTCCATGACTTCCTCATTATCGAGGACGGAGAGCGGCTGTTGATCGACGCTCTGGCCGAACGTCTGCCCGACCTTCTCCGCCGCCTGACCATGTACCGCCTGCGCTCCAAGGCCCAGCTCACGCCCCTGAGCGACAGTCTCGCCGTCGCTGCAAGCTTCGGCGAAACAAGCTGGCCCGCAAGCGCCGTGGTCTATAAAGACCCGCGTCACCCAGGACTCGGCGAACGGGCTATTCTGCCACGCGGCGACGTGGCTACGGATCTTGGTGACGAAGCCACCTATGACCGCGAGCGCCTGCGCCTCGGCATTCCCGCGCCGGAAGATTTCGAGATCGACAAAACCCTGATCCTCGAAGGCAATCTCGATGCCCTCCATGGCGTCAGCTTCACCAAGGGCTGCTATGTGGGGCAGGAACTGACCACCCGCACCAAGCATCGCGGCAAAGTGCGCCGACGCCTGCTGCCGGTCAAGGTAAGCGGCCCCCTGCCCGCCCCAGGCACCCCCATCACCCGCGACGGCAAGGCCATCGGCCAGATCCGCTCGGGCCAGGGCAACCGCGCCATGGCCTCGCTCAGGGTCGAGGACCTCACCCCCGGCGCAAGCTATGCCGCAGGCGACGCCGAGATCACCCCAAGCTGGCCCGACTGGCTGCCCCGCGCGGAGATCACAGGCGATGACGACTGA
- a CDS encoding DNA-3-methyladenine glycosylase I, whose translation MTTETRCPWCGTDPLYVAYHDHEWGVPETDDRELFEKLVLDGFQAGLSWITILRKRDNFRAAFDNFAPELIAAYSPQKIESLMQDSGIVRNRAKIEGTVKSARAWLDLRESGQSFSDFLWQFTDGRTLQNSLKSMTDAQAATPESTAMSKALKQRGFTFCGPTITYAFMQAVGMVNDHLVTCYRHSDCAALGRR comes from the coding sequence ATGACGACTGAGACGCGCTGCCCCTGGTGCGGCACCGACCCGCTTTACGTGGCCTACCACGATCACGAATGGGGCGTGCCGGAAACCGATGATCGCGAGCTTTTTGAAAAACTGGTCCTCGATGGCTTTCAGGCCGGGCTGTCCTGGATCACCATCCTCAGAAAGCGCGACAATTTCCGCGCCGCCTTTGACAACTTCGCCCCCGAGCTGATCGCCGCGTACAGCCCGCAGAAAATCGAATCCCTGATGCAGGACAGCGGCATCGTGCGCAACCGGGCCAAGATCGAAGGCACCGTCAAAAGCGCCCGCGCCTGGCTCGATCTGCGCGAAAGCGGCCAGAGCTTCAGCGACTTTTTGTGGCAATTCACCGACGGCCGCACGCTGCAGAACAGCCTCAAAAGCATGACCGACGCCCAGGCCGCAACCCCCGAATCAACCGCCATGAGCAAAGCCCTGAAACAACGCGGCTTCACCTTCTGCGGCCCGACCATCACCTATGCCTTCATGCAAGCCGTGGGCATGGTCAATGACCATCTCGTAACCTGTTACCGCCATAGCGACTGCGCAGCACTCGGGCGGCGCTGA
- a CDS encoding dihydroorotase, protein MSQSFDLLIRSGTVVNHAGTAVADIGVTGGRIAAIGDLAQASAGEVIDARGLHILPGVIDTQVHFREPGLEHKEDLATGAAGAVMGGVTAVFEMPNTKPATTTAEAILDKLARAKNRMWCDHAFYVGATAGNVAELAEIERLPGCAGVKVFMGSSTGDLLVWDDATLLQVLKSGRRRVAIHAEDEERLKERKHIADGGNVADHPNWRDVETAFRATSRVLKLAREAERLVHVLHVTTGEEMTLLGQNKDIASVETTPQHLTLAAPDCYLKLGSYAQMNPPIREAHHRDALWRAIANGIVDVIGSDHAPHTREEKAQAYPASPSGMTGVQTLLPLLLDHVNAGRLTLERLVDLTSAGAQRLFGLRDKGRLAVGWHADFSIVDLKKRWTITHDWIESRSGWTPFDGVEITGKPVGTIIRGRRVMWQDELIGTAHGAPIRFETVQDLSK, encoded by the coding sequence ATGTCACAGTCATTTGATCTTCTGATCCGTTCCGGCACTGTCGTCAATCATGCCGGGACCGCGGTTGCCGATATCGGCGTGACAGGGGGCCGTATTGCCGCCATCGGCGATCTGGCGCAGGCGAGCGCAGGTGAGGTGATCGATGCGCGCGGCCTGCATATCCTGCCGGGGGTGATCGACACTCAGGTGCATTTCCGCGAGCCCGGTCTTGAGCATAAGGAAGATCTTGCGACCGGAGCGGCCGGGGCCGTCATGGGCGGGGTCACGGCAGTGTTTGAAATGCCGAACACCAAACCGGCCACCACCACCGCCGAGGCCATCCTGGACAAGCTCGCCCGGGCAAAGAACCGCATGTGGTGCGATCATGCCTTTTATGTGGGCGCGACCGCCGGCAATGTGGCGGAGCTGGCCGAGATCGAGCGCTTGCCGGGTTGTGCCGGGGTCAAGGTGTTCATGGGCTCTTCGACCGGTGATCTGCTGGTTTGGGATGACGCGACATTGTTGCAGGTGCTCAAATCGGGCCGCCGCCGCGTCGCCATCCATGCCGAGGACGAGGAACGTCTGAAGGAACGGAAACATATCGCCGACGGCGGCAATGTGGCCGATCACCCGAACTGGCGCGATGTCGAGACGGCGTTTCGCGCTACGAGCCGGGTGTTGAAGTTGGCCCGGGAGGCCGAACGGCTTGTGCATGTGCTCCATGTGACGACGGGGGAGGAAATGACCCTGCTCGGTCAGAACAAGGATATTGCGAGCGTCGAGACCACGCCGCAGCATCTGACGCTGGCGGCGCCGGACTGTTATCTGAAACTCGGGTCCTACGCCCAGATGAACCCGCCGATCCGGGAGGCTCATCACCGGGACGCTTTGTGGCGGGCGATTGCAAACGGCATCGTCGATGTCATCGGCTCGGATCATGCCCCGCACACGAGGGAGGAGAAGGCGCAGGCCTATCCGGCTTCGCCATCGGGCATGACCGGGGTGCAGACCCTGCTGCCGCTGCTGCTGGATCACGTGAATGCCGGGCGGCTCACGCTTGAACGGCTGGTGGACCTTACCAGTGCGGGGGCGCAGCGGTTGTTTGGGCTCCGCGACAAGGGGCGCCTAGCGGTCGGCTGGCATGCGGATTTCTCGATTGTCGATCTCAAGAAACGCTGGACGATCACCCATGACTGGATCGAAAGCCGGTCGGGCTGGACGCCGTTCGATGGCGTCGAAATCACCGGCAAGCCGGTTGGCACCATCATTCGCGGCCGTCGCGTGATGTGGCAGGATGAGTTGATCGGTACCGCTCACGGCGCGCCGATCCGGTTCGAGACGGTTCAGGATCTCTCGAAATAA
- the cysQ gene encoding 3'(2'),5'-bisphosphate nucleotidase CysQ, with protein sequence MPDTTRWLAPLEQIARDAGAAIMEIYAHEIAVRQKDDLSPVTDADEAAERIILAGLKLLDPDTPVVAEESMNAGQGPAEHGTRFWLVDPLDGTKEFIRRHGEFTVNIALIEDGRPTLGVVYAPAIGSLYLGAVGHGATKILDSDRTTRLPITAREGDRTGLVAVASKSHRTPGTNVFLDRLPIAESRAAGSSLKFCLVAEGAADIYPRIGPTMEWDTAAGHAVLAAAGGRVVTLDGVDLDYGKPDYRNPDYYAYGLWPKGLVRPERP encoded by the coding sequence ATGCCTGATACTACTCGCTGGCTCGCCCCGCTAGAACAGATCGCCCGTGACGCCGGGGCCGCGATCATGGAGATTTATGCCCATGAAATCGCCGTGCGGCAGAAGGACGACCTGTCGCCGGTGACCGATGCCGATGAAGCGGCTGAGCGCATTATTCTCGCCGGGCTCAAGCTGCTTGACCCTGACACCCCGGTCGTGGCCGAAGAAAGCATGAATGCGGGCCAGGGTCCGGCCGAGCATGGAACGCGGTTCTGGCTTGTGGATCCGCTTGACGGCACCAAGGAATTCATCCGCCGCCATGGCGAATTCACCGTCAATATCGCCCTGATCGAAGACGGCCGCCCGACCCTGGGCGTGGTCTATGCCCCGGCCATCGGCAGTCTATATCTCGGGGCCGTGGGGCATGGCGCCACCAAGATCCTCGACAGCGACCGCACGACCCGCCTGCCGATCACAGCCCGCGAAGGTGACCGCACTGGCCTCGTGGCCGTGGCGTCGAAGTCGCACCGCACGCCCGGCACCAATGTCTTCCTCGACCGCCTGCCCATCGCCGAAAGCCGGGCCGCCGGAAGCTCGCTCAAATTCTGTCTGGTGGCGGAGGGCGCGGCCGATATTTATCCACGCATCGGCCCGACCATGGAATGGGACACCGCCGCCGGTCACGCCGTGCTCGCAGCTGCGGGCGGACGGGTGGTCACCCTGGACGGGGTCGATCTTGACTATGGCAAGCCCGACTATCGCAATCCGGACTATTACGCCTATGGTCTTTGGCCCAAGGGCCTCGTCAGGCCAGAAAGACCTTGA
- a CDS encoding CheR family methyltransferase — protein sequence MRPDDFDFIAGTLRQRSGLVINRDKVYLLESRLTPIARRMGLETLDDLIGVIRREKNESLIRSVVEAMTTNESFFFRDTTPFDIFRDHVLPKIRVTHAASKRVRIWCAAASSGQEPYSLGIILKEQAALWAGWTFEIIATDLSTQVLDKARAGIYSQFEVQRGLPIRMLMKYFVQEGESWQIAKSLRDMVSYREFNLLESYRGLGQFDVIYCRNVLIYFDQPTKSDVLNRMRDALSPDGVLFLGAAETVLGLTDRFKPVPGHRGMYVTSDTARPAVSSLLAQTAAR from the coding sequence ATGAGACCTGATGATTTTGATTTCATCGCCGGGACGTTGCGCCAGCGCTCGGGGCTCGTCATCAATCGCGACAAGGTTTACCTGCTGGAAAGCCGGCTGACGCCCATTGCCCGCCGGATGGGGCTTGAGACCCTGGACGATCTGATCGGTGTCATCCGGCGTGAGAAAAACGAAAGCCTGATCCGCAGCGTGGTCGAGGCTATGACCACCAACGAGTCGTTCTTTTTTCGCGATACCACGCCGTTTGATATTTTTCGCGATCATGTTCTGCCCAAAATTCGCGTGACCCATGCTGCGAGCAAACGGGTGCGCATCTGGTGCGCCGCCGCATCTTCGGGGCAGGAACCCTATTCGCTGGGGATCATTCTCAAGGAACAGGCAGCACTGTGGGCGGGCTGGACGTTCGAGATCATCGCCACCGACCTCAGCACGCAGGTGCTGGATAAGGCACGGGCCGGAATTTATTCGCAATTCGAAGTGCAGCGCGGCCTGCCGATCCGCATGCTGATGAAATATTTCGTCCAGGAGGGGGAAAGCTGGCAGATCGCCAAGTCGCTGCGGGACATGGTGAGCTATCGGGAGTTCAATCTGCTTGAAAGCTATCGCGGGCTTGGCCAGTTCGATGTCATCTATTGCCGGAACGTGCTGATCTATTTCGATCAGCCGACAAAATCCGATGTGCTGAACCGCATGCGCGATGCGCTTAGCCCGGATGGTGTGCTGTTCCTTGGTGCGGCGGAGACGGTGCTCGGGCTAACCGATCGGTTCAAGCCGGTGCCCGGCCATCGCGGCATGTATGTGACGTCGGATACGGCGCGTCCGGCGGTGTCTTCCCTACTGGCGCAAACTGCCGCCCGCTAG
- a CDS encoding histidine phosphotransferase family protein has translation MTDPIAFSALLCSRLCHDLISPVGAFTNGLEILQDETDATMREQVVELLEQSASQTSNRLQFFRLAFGAAGGFGETVAMDSARDAAAAFFSGGKVMLEWRPAVQELSKDGLKALLNLVLVAGEALLRGGRLTVEGGRSNGALELVIHAEGERLMLKPEMEEVLGGRVAQADLTPKTAPAYLASIAAAAAGGGVDVRRVGENSVTLLLRLP, from the coding sequence ATGACTGATCCAATCGCTTTTTCCGCCCTTTTGTGCTCGCGGCTGTGCCATGACCTCATCAGCCCGGTGGGAGCCTTCACGAACGGGCTCGAAATTCTTCAGGATGAGACCGACGCCACCATGCGCGAACAGGTGGTCGAGCTGTTGGAACAAAGCGCCAGCCAGACCTCGAACCGCCTGCAGTTCTTCCGGCTGGCCTTTGGCGCGGCGGGCGGGTTTGGCGAAACAGTGGCCATGGATTCCGCCCGCGATGCTGCCGCTGCCTTTTTCTCCGGCGGCAAGGTCATGCTCGAGTGGCGACCGGCGGTGCAGGAGTTGTCGAAGGATGGCCTCAAAGCGCTGCTCAATCTCGTTCTGGTGGCCGGGGAGGCACTGTTGCGTGGTGGCCGGCTGACGGTCGAGGGCGGCCGCAGCAACGGGGCGCTTGAGCTTGTGATCCATGCCGAAGGTGAGCGGCTGATGTTGAAGCCCGAGATGGAAGAGGTGCTTGGCGGCAGGGTCGCGCAGGCGGATCTGACACCGAAGACGGCCCCGGCTTATCTTGCGTCGATCGCCGCCGCTGCGGCTGGCGGAGGGGTCGATGTCCGGCGCGTGGGTGAAAATTCGGTCACGTTGCTGCTGCGCTTGCCATAA
- a CDS encoding LysE family translocator encodes MDFWFLVAGIAIGLAVAAPIGPVNIICIQKTIRNGFWGAFVVGLGAAVGDTIFGAMAAFGLTTIQSVLVQFESWLAVIGCLVLVGMGVLAWRSHPHLTQSVQTPRDIAHAALATFVLTITNPITALGFVALFTSAGLTRDASSGDAATIVLGVFLGSALWWLFICRVAHSIRERLSDSHLLRINRASAVLIWIFAALVPLKVFLA; translated from the coding sequence ATGGATTTTTGGTTTTTGGTCGCGGGTATCGCCATCGGTCTCGCGGTTGCCGCTCCGATCGGTCCGGTGAATATTATCTGCATTCAGAAAACCATCCGCAATGGTTTCTGGGGCGCGTTCGTGGTCGGCCTTGGCGCGGCGGTGGGTGATACCATTTTCGGCGCGATGGCGGCTTTCGGTCTGACTACTATCCAGTCCGTTCTGGTGCAATTCGAAAGCTGGCTTGCGGTGATTGGCTGTCTGGTGCTGGTGGGCATGGGCGTTCTCGCCTGGCGGTCCCATCCGCATTTGACACAAAGCGTGCAGACACCACGCGATATTGCCCATGCGGCGCTCGCGACCTTTGTTCTCACCATCACCAACCCGATCACGGCCCTCGGCTTCGTGGCTTTGTTCACGAGCGCGGGACTGACGCGGGACGCCTCATCCGGGGATGCGGCGACCATCGTGCTTGGGGTGTTTCTGGGCTCAGCCTTGTGGTGGCTGTTTATCTGCCGGGTTGCGCACAGCATCCGAGAACGGTTGTCGGACAGTCATCTGCTGAGGATCAATCGCGCCTCGGCCGTGCTGATCTGGATTTTCGCCGCACTCGTGCCGCTCAAGGTCTTTCTGGCCTGA
- a CDS encoding chemotaxis protein CheW, with the protein MSRDSNVHRLNGGSAAAQEVHGEFVTLRLCGQTLGIPVMAVHDVLAAQKITPIPLAPYAVAGVLNLRGRIVTAIDLRARLGLPPRGEGDACMSIVVEHKGEPYSLLIDSVGEVLTLTAGQYERNPVTLDTHWQLVSNGIYRLDGELLVVVDVERLLDIGLTAVA; encoded by the coding sequence ATGAGCCGGGACAGCAATGTTCATCGTTTGAATGGTGGCTCCGCCGCCGCGCAAGAGGTGCATGGGGAATTCGTCACGCTGCGTCTTTGCGGTCAGACCCTCGGCATTCCGGTGATGGCCGTTCATGACGTGCTGGCGGCGCAGAAGATCACGCCTATTCCGCTCGCGCCCTATGCCGTGGCCGGGGTGCTCAATCTGCGCGGCCGTATCGTCACCGCCATCGATCTTCGCGCCCGGCTTGGTTTGCCGCCGCGCGGTGAAGGTGACGCCTGCATGAGCATCGTTGTCGAGCATAAAGGCGAACCTTACAGCCTGCTGATCGACAGTGTCGGTGAGGTTCTGACGCTGACGGCCGGACAGTATGAACGCAACCCGGTGACGCTCGATACTCATTGGCAGCTGGTATCGAATGGTATCTATCGTCTCGATGGTGAGCTTTTGGTGGTGGTTGATGTCGAGCGTTTGCTGGATATCGGACTCACTGCGGTCGCTTGA
- a CDS encoding response regulator yields MKSCLIVDDSKVIRKVARRILEELNFDIHEAEDGQRALDQCGADMPDVVLLDWNMPVMNGLDFLKALRKMTGGDTPVVVFCTTENDMKHIAAAINAGADEYIMKPFDREIIEAKFAQVGLL; encoded by the coding sequence ATGAAATCCTGTCTCATCGTTGACGACTCCAAGGTTATTCGCAAGGTGGCCCGACGCATCCTTGAAGAATTGAACTTTGATATTCATGAAGCCGAAGATGGTCAGCGTGCGCTCGATCAGTGTGGGGCCGACATGCCTGATGTCGTGTTGCTGGACTGGAATATGCCGGTTATGAACGGGCTCGATTTTTTGAAGGCATTGCGCAAAATGACCGGTGGAGATACCCCCGTCGTCGTCTTCTGCACCACCGAAAATGATATGAAACATATTGCCGCGGCCATCAATGCGGGCGCGGATGAATATATCATGAAGCCGTTCGATCGCGAGATCATCGAGGCCAAGTTCGCACAGGTTGGTCTGCTCTAA
- a CDS encoding protein-glutamate methylesterase/protein-glutamine glutaminase, which translates to MSLAPAEQHKEQHAYRVMVVDDSAVIRGLISRWLEADSMIQVVASAHNGAMALRNLVSSGAEVVILDVEMPEMDGMTALPKIIEAAPHVQVIMASTLTRRNAEISIRAMSAGAADYIPKPESNREVNAAQHFRHELLEKVKALGAVARGRLRKGQTQGQSPRPAAPRPAVTPVTPPVMQSRVALRPERPAVLTLQKPSSVLPRIVTIGSSTGGPQALFKVLGGLGKGISVPLLITQHMPPTFTTILADHLARATGIPCHEGRDGERIEPGTIYLAPGDFHMTLEDRATGPIIRLNQEQPENYCRPSVDPMLRSVLKIYGPATLSVILTGMGSDGLSGCRDVVQAGGSVIAQDEASSVVWGMPGAVSNAGLASAILPLDDISGTITRYLQGVRR; encoded by the coding sequence GTGTCCCTCGCACCCGCAGAACAGCACAAAGAGCAACATGCCTATCGGGTCATGGTGGTCGATGACAGCGCGGTTATACGCGGTCTGATTTCGCGTTGGCTTGAGGCCGACAGCATGATTCAGGTGGTGGCGAGCGCCCATAACGGCGCTATGGCGTTGCGCAATCTGGTCTCCTCGGGGGCTGAGGTGGTGATTCTGGATGTTGAGATGCCGGAAATGGATGGCATGACGGCGCTGCCCAAAATCATCGAGGCGGCACCTCATGTGCAGGTCATCATGGCCTCCACCCTGACCCGCCGCAATGCCGAGATCAGCATTCGCGCCATGTCGGCCGGGGCGGCGGATTATATCCCGAAACCTGAATCGAACCGCGAGGTCAATGCGGCGCAGCATTTCCGTCATGAGCTGCTTGAAAAGGTCAAAGCGCTCGGTGCGGTGGCGCGCGGTCGGTTGCGCAAGGGGCAAACGCAGGGGCAAAGCCCGCGTCCGGCAGCGCCACGTCCGGCAGTGACGCCTGTCACGCCGCCTGTGATGCAATCGCGTGTTGCCTTACGGCCCGAGCGTCCGGCAGTTCTCACCTTACAGAAACCATCGTCGGTCTTGCCGCGCATTGTCACCATCGGCAGCTCCACCGGCGGGCCACAGGCGCTGTTTAAGGTGCTTGGGGGACTTGGTAAGGGAATATCGGTGCCGCTGCTGATCACGCAGCATATGCCGCCGACCTTCACGACTATTCTGGCCGATCATCTGGCCCGCGCCACTGGCATTCCCTGCCACGAAGGCCGCGACGGTGAACGGATCGAGCCTGGGACCATTTATCTTGCGCCGGGCGATTTCCATATGACGCTGGAAGATCGCGCCACGGGGCCGATCATCCGCCTCAATCAGGAGCAGCCGGAAAATTATTGCCGTCCCTCGGTGGATCCCATGCTGCGCAGCGTGCTTAAAATTTATGGACCAGCGACGCTTTCGGTCATCCTCACGGGCATGGGCAGCGATGGCCTCAGCGGGTGCCGGGACGTGGTGCAGGCTGGAGGGTCGGTCATTGCCCAGGACGAAGCCTCAAGCGTCGTCTGGGGCATGCCGGGTGCGGTATCGAATGCCGGGCTTGCCTCCGCCATTCTGCCACTTGACGACATCAGCGGCACCATTACGAGATACCTTCAAGGAGTGCGGCGATGA
- a CDS encoding hybrid sensor histidine kinase/response regulator: protein MDDLLNEFLTETAESIDVIDVELVKLEQNPNNKGVLDNIFRLVHTIKGTCGFLGLPRLEAVAHASENVLGKFRDGELEVTAGAVSIVLESLDCIKEILAGLASTEAEPVGNDKDLIGRLNVCASGGAAVSKKTIQAVEKPIELRSDVHLGRELLPGEISLEELEAAFNAAPGPDDEDIVLIAEADEPEPVIESLKQPEAKAEAKGETSIGTQSIRVNVDLLENLMNMVSELVLTRNQLLQILRRSSDSEFSVPLQRLSQCTTELQEGVMKTRMQPIGNAWAKLPRIIRDLSMELNKKIDLQMIGAETELDRQVLELIKDPLTHMVRNSADHGIEMPRDRAASGKAETGTIRLNAYHEGGHIIVEVADDGAGLKVGKLKQKILQKGLASEAELADMSDLQVQKFIFHPGFSTAEAVTNISGRGVGMDVVRSNIEKIGGTIDLKSVEGKGTSFSIKIPLTLAIVSALIVECSTERFAIPQISVLELVRVSGDSEQQIEHINNTPVMRLRDRLLPLISLDKVLALGSKDLEERFIVVTQVGAFTFGIVVDRVFDTEEIVVKPVAPILRDLQVYSGNTILGDGNVIMILDPNGIATLTGDILVDNDHMGEADARAEIVAEDRESMLLFRAGSETQRAVPLSLVARLEEIPVESIEAADGALMVQYRGQLMPLLLVDSNCSLKTSGRQPVLVFTDNERSMGIAVDEIIDIVEEKLEIELASIVPGIIGTAVLAKKATEIADVAFYLTRAFGEKLRGARRKTVASDDGRHVLMVDDSAFFRNLLKPLLLASGYKVTSVATASEALKLREDGARFDVIVSDIEMPGMDGFAFASTVRKDGAWAETPIVALSAHATPQDFARGREVGFNDYVAKFDRDALLASLSEQLAREGDAA, encoded by the coding sequence ATGGATGACTTGCTGAATGAGTTCCTAACCGAGACAGCGGAAAGCATCGACGTGATCGACGTCGAGCTTGTCAAGCTTGAGCAGAACCCCAACAACAAAGGGGTGCTCGATAATATTTTCCGCCTGGTTCACACCATCAAGGGAACCTGTGGCTTTCTCGGCCTGCCCCGGCTTGAGGCTGTGGCCCATGCGTCTGAAAACGTGCTTGGGAAATTTCGCGACGGCGAGCTTGAGGTGACCGCGGGCGCGGTGTCGATCGTGCTCGAATCACTTGATTGCATTAAAGAAATTCTGGCTGGCCTGGCCTCTACCGAAGCTGAGCCCGTTGGTAATGACAAGGATCTGATCGGCCGCCTCAACGTCTGCGCCTCCGGTGGCGCGGCGGTGTCGAAGAAAACGATTCAGGCGGTCGAAAAGCCGATTGAACTGCGGTCGGATGTCCATCTTGGCCGCGAATTGCTGCCCGGCGAGATTTCTTTGGAGGAGCTTGAGGCTGCCTTTAACGCGGCGCCCGGTCCTGACGATGAGGACATCGTCCTGATTGCCGAAGCAGACGAGCCTGAGCCGGTCATCGAAAGCCTCAAACAGCCGGAAGCCAAGGCGGAAGCTAAGGGCGAAACCAGCATCGGCACGCAAAGCATTCGCGTCAATGTGGATCTGCTTGAAAATCTGATGAACATGGTCAGCGAGCTGGTGCTGACCCGCAATCAGCTTTTGCAGATCCTGCGCCGCAGCAGCGACAGCGAGTTTTCCGTGCCATTGCAGCGTTTGAGCCAATGCACGACCGAGTTGCAGGAAGGGGTCATGAAGACCCGCATGCAGCCCATCGGCAACGCCTGGGCCAAGCTGCCGCGCATCATTCGCGATCTGTCGATGGAGCTCAATAAGAAGATCGATCTGCAGATGATCGGGGCCGAGACGGAACTTGATCGTCAGGTGCTTGAACTGATCAAGGATCCGTTGACCCATATGGTCCGCAACTCGGCCGATCATGGCATCGAGATGCCGCGTGATCGGGCAGCGTCAGGCAAGGCGGAAACCGGCACCATTCGGTTGAATGCCTATCATGAAGGCGGCCATATCATCGTCGAAGTGGCGGATGATGGCGCTGGTCTCAAGGTTGGCAAACTGAAGCAGAAGATCCTGCAAAAAGGTCTCGCGAGCGAGGCCGAGCTTGCCGACATGTCGGACCTTCAGGTGCAGAAGTTCATCTTCCACCCGGGCTTTTCCACCGCCGAAGCGGTCACCAATATCTCGGGCCGCGGTGTCGGCATGGATGTGGTGCGCAGCAATATCGAAAAAATCGGTGGCACCATCGATCTCAAATCGGTCGAGGGCAAGGGCACAAGCTTCAGCATCAAGATTCCGCTGACTCTGGCCATCGTTTCGGCGCTGATTGTCGAATGCTCGACCGAGCGCTTCGCCATCCCGCAGATCAGCGTGCTTGAACTGGTGCGCGTGTCAGGCGACAGCGAACAGCAGATCGAACATATCAACAATACCCCGGTCATGCGTTTGCGGGATCGCTTGCTGCCGCTCATTTCGCTCGATAAGGTTCTGGCGCTTGGCAGCAAGGACCTTGAAGAGCGGTTTATCGTGGTGACCCAGGTCGGGGCCTTTACCTTCGGCATCGTCGTCGACCGCGTGTTCGATACCGAAGAAATCGTGGTCAAGCCGGTGGCGCCGATCCTGCGTGATTTGCAGGTCTATTCGGGCAATACCATTCTGGGTGACGGCAACGTGATCATGATCCTTGATCCGAACGGCATTGCCACGCTGACCGGCGACATTCTTGTGGACAATGACCATATGGGCGAGGCCGATGCACGGGCGGAGATCGTGGCGGAGGATCGTGAATCCATGCTGCTGTTCCGTGCCGGGTCCGAAACCCAGCGTGCGGTGCCGCTGTCGCTGGTGGCCCGTCTCGAAGAAATTCCGGTCGAGTCCATCGAAGCAGCAGATGGCGCCTTGATGGTGCAGTATCGTGGTCAGCTCATGCCGCTCCTGCTGGTGGACAGCAATTGCAGCCTGAAGACTTCGGGCCGTCAACCGGTGCTGGTGTTCACCGACAACGAGCGCTCCATGGGGATCGCGGTCGATGAGATCATCGATATCGTCGAAGAAAAGCTTGAGATCGAATTGGCCTCCATCGTGCCGGGCATTATCGGCACGGCGGTTCTGGCCAAGAAAGCGACCGAAATCGCCGATGTCGCCTTCTATCTCACGCGGGCCTTCGGTGAAAAGCTGCGTGGCGCCCGGCGGAAGACGGTCGCAAGCGATGACGGTCGCCATGTTTTGATGGTCGATGACAGCGCCTTCTTCCGGAATTTGCTGAAACCGTTGCTGCTTGCGTCCGGTTACAAGGTGACCTCGGTGGCCACCGCCTCCGAAGCCTTGAAACTGCGTGAGGACGGGGCGCGTTTCGATGTCATTGTCAGCGATATCGAGATGCCCGGCATGGACGGGTTCGCTTTCGCCTCGACCGTCCGCAAGGACGGAGCCTGGGCCGAGACGCCGATTGTCGCCTTGTCAGCCCATGCCACGCCGCAGGATTTCGCCCGCGGGCGCGAAGTCGGGTTCAATGATTATGTGGCGAAGTTTGACCGCGATGCCTTGCTTGCAAGTCTAAGCGAGCAGCTGGCCCGTGAAGGAGATGCAGCATGA